The proteins below are encoded in one region of Bombus vancouverensis nearcticus chromosome 8, iyBomVanc1_principal, whole genome shotgun sequence:
- the LOC117155131 gene encoding arrestin domain-containing protein 2-like has translation MASLRQFCIVFNKTSATYEPGEIVTGRIIINTTKEKYVEGLYFTVSGSAFVHWLENDAVDDIRSHSYASREEYFNFKHNILGIPTCQAGHKIPYGHTEYSFSFRLPGDIPCSFEHDTGYVRYTMKVVLERAFKFDHEYKAAFSVVSRLDLNLYRERCFSIHDETNKNFNCMCWIGQGLISLQIMVPCTGYVPGQIITTTIHYTSTPNIPIRKLSTKLLRIARFHTANNTMVHKKVLKKTRHSPPFPIHGRIASEILVPPIAPSDLQYCGIIDLEYEVVVTVHVSGPYSKMRRHYPVLIGTIPLYRPALTLLHRVVPSSTPFVAQPTPLATSTPGPSNASPSASNNPLQDQIIASTAYLDIPPPSYEVGLSHTPDIRDIHESELVLGANTPFSPKYPVYNYPAPSKIMNSLGNNLSGFNRRVNFQLNFLSSRVTQ, from the exons ATGGCGTCTTTGAGGCAATTTTGCATAGTATTCAACAAAACAAGCGCCACATATGAACCCGGTGAAATTGTCACCGGAAGAATTATCATAAACACGACAAAAGAGAAGTATGTTGAAG GATTATATTTCACTGTAAGCGGATCAGCATTTGTTCATTGGTTGGAAAATGATGCAGTAGATGACATAAGGTCGCACAGCTATGCCAGCAGAGAGGAATACTTCAATTTCAAGCATAACATACTTGGTATTCCAACAT GCCAGGCAGGGCATAAAATCCCCTACGGACATACCGAGTATTCGTTTAGCTTCCGATTGCCCGGTGACATACCATGCAGCTTTGAACATGACACTGGGTACGTAAGATACACGATGAAAGTCGTTCTCGAAAGAGCATTTAAGTTCGATCACGAGTACAAAGCAGCGTTCAGCGTAGTTTCGCGTTTAGACTTGAACCTTTATCGTGAAAGATGC TTTTCAATCCACGATGAAACGAACAAGAATTTCAATTGCATGTGCTGGATCGGGCAAGGCTTGATAAGTTTACAAATCATGGTGCCTTGCACTGGATACGTACCAGGGCAAATAATAACTACAACGATACATTACACGAGTACCCCGAATATACCGATTAGGAAACTGAGCACAAAATTATTACGA ATAGCCCGTTTTCACACGGCAAATAATACAATGGTTCataaaaaagtattaaaaaaaacTAGGCATTCACCACCATTTCCGATACATGGCCGTATTGCATCGGAGATTTTAGTACCACCAATAGCACCCTCTGATCTTCAATATTGTGGCATAATAGATTTAGAGTACGAGGTGGTCGTCACTGTTCACGTTTCGGGACC GTATTCTAAAATGAGGAGACATTACCCTGTTCTGATCGGAACGATACCGTTATATCGTCCAGCTTTGACACTTCTGCATAGGGTCGTACCCTCCTCCACTCCATTTGTAGCACAGCCGACTCCATTGGCAACGTCGACGCCAGGACCATCAAATGCATCGCCAAGTGCATCAAATAATCCGTTACAAGATCAAATTATCGCTTCTACGGCTTACCTGGATATAc CACCACCATCCTACGAAGTAGGTTTGTCTCACACTCCAGACATTAGAGATATACATGAATCGGAATTAGTATTGGGTGCGAATACTCCTTTTTCGCCTAAGTATCCTGTATACAACTATCCAGCACCAAGTAAGATCATGAATTCATTAGGAAACAATCTAAGTGGTTTTAATCGTAGAGTGAATTTTCAGTTGAATTTCTTGTCTTCCAGGGTTACCCAATGA